The DNA segment GGATGAGCGCCATCTGCAGCGGCACGATCTGCAGCGCGAAGATCAGCACGAAGATGGCTCCGCTGCCCTTGAACTTGATCCAGGCGAACCCGTATGCGGCCATCGTCGCGAGGGCGATCGGGAACAGCGTCGCGGGGATCGAGATGACGAGCGAGTTGATGAAGTAGGAGCTCAGGTTCGCGCTCGATGCCCCACTCTCGAACAGAACGTCGGCGTAGTTCTCGAGGCTGAAGCTCGGGTTCGTGAACACGGTCCACCAGCCGGTTGTCCGGATCTGCTCGGCGGGACGGAACGACGACACAAACAGCCCGAAGGTCGGGATGGTCCAGAGGGTCGCGATGATGATCGCGGCGATCGTGGCACCGCGCGAGGTCAGCCGCTGCTTGACCCTGTCGGCCTTCGGGACCTTCCGCGGCCGCAGCGTGTTCTTCTGGCCGAGGGGACGATCCAGCTTGTCCTCGGCTTCTTTGACGCTCATCGGATCTCCCTCTGCTTGCGCATCGACCGGACGTTGTAGATGACGATGGGCATCACCATGATGAAGAGCACCACCGCGAGCGCGGAGCCCTGTCCGAACTCGCCGCGGTTGAACGCCTGGGTGTACATCTCGTTGGCGATGACGCTCGTGTCGAACTGACCGCCGGTCATGGTGCGCACAATATCGAAGACCTTCAGGGTGGCGATCGTGATGGTCGTGACGACCACGATGAGAGTGCCACGGATCGCCGGGATGGTGACGTTGCGGAACTGCTGCCAGGCGTTGGCGCCGTCGAGCTTCGCGGCCTCGATGATCTCCAGGGGTACACCCTTGATGGCCGCGGACAGCAGCACCATGGCGAAACCGGTCTGGATCCAGACCATGACGACGATGAGGAACAGCGTGTTGAACGGGCTGTTGATGAGGAACTGCTGCGGCTCACCGCCGAACCAGACGAGGAGCTGGTTGAGGATACCGATCTGCTCGAATCCCTCGGCCCGATACTCGTAGACGAAGCGCCAGATGATGCCGGCTCCGACGAACGAGATGGCCATCGGCATGAACACCAGGGACTTGAGCACCTTCTCGCCCGCCGACTTGTCAATGAACACCGCGTAGGCGAGGCCCACGGCGGTTGACAGGAGCGGGACGAGCGCGACCCAGATGAGTGTGTTGATCAGTGTCGTGATGATCGTCGGCTGGGTGAACATCCAGACGAAGTTGTCGATGCCGACGAAGTCGCCCCCGCGGTTGGTGAAGGCGAGCAGTGTGGTGCGGATGGCGGGGTAGATGAGGCCGACGGCGAGCAGGGCCAACGCCGGTAAGACGAAGGCGAACACCTGCACGACGTCGCGGCCGCGCTTCGGTGCGCGGTCGGCGAGGAAGAGGATGAGACCGACGACGGCTGCGAAGGCGGCGAGCCCGACGATCATGAGACCGAATTTCTCGGTGATGTCGCCGAGGATTCCACCCCGGCTGAGGGGCAAGAGGCCCACGTTCGCGAGCACCTCGCTATGCACTATCGACGTTGACATGCAGGTACCTCCGTTGGTTTGTATTCACGTTATCCGAAACCTGGCCCACCGAGGAAGATCTCGATGGGCCAGGTTCGGGCTACTTCATTGGCGCACTTACGGGTAGGTGCTGTCGATGAAGGTCAGGACTTCGTCGGTGCTTCTGGTTCCGGAGACCCAGTCGACCATGCCGGTCCAGAACGAGCTCGTGCCGACTGCCGCCGGCATGAGGTCGGATGCATCGAACGCGAAGGTGGTGTCCTCGCCCTGCAGGATTTCGATCGACGCCTTGCCGAGTTCCGATCCGGCAAGCTCCGGGTCGAGTCCCTTGTTGGCGCTGATCACTCCGCCGAGCTCGACGCGGTTGTTCGCCCAGGTGTCGGACGACATGTACGTCTGAACAGCCTGAACGGCCTCGGAGTCGCTGAAGGCAGCGACGAACTCGCCACCACCGGTGACCGAGTCACCGGCACTTTCGTCGATCTTCGGGGTGATGAACGCCCAGATGTCGCCATCGGGAGAAACGGTCGTGCCCTCGGGCCACTGTGCTTCATAGAACGAGGCCTGGTGGTGCAGCGAGCAGTTACCGTCGAGAATCGGCAGCGCGGCGTCGTTGAAGGTGGTCGACACGATGGAGTTGACCCCGCCGAATCCGCCGTTCACGTAGTCCTCGTTGAGCAGGATGTCGCCAACGCGGTCAAAGGCGCTCTTGATCTCGGGGTCGGAGAACTTGACCTCTCCCGCTACCCACTGGTTGTAGACCTCGGGGCCGGACTCGCGAAGAACCACGTCTTCGATCCAGTCGGTTCCCGGCCATCCGGTGGCGTCGCCCGAGCCGAAGCCGACGCACCAGGGGCGGTAGGTCGCTGTGCTCTCCTCGGCCATGGTCGCCGTGAGCTCCATCATCTCGTCCCACGTCTCGGGAACTTCATAGCCCTTGGCTTCGAAGTCCGAGGGCGAGTACCAGACCCAGCCCTTGACGCTCGCCATCAGCGGAGCCGCATAGAACGTGTCATCGACGGTTCCGTAGCCCTTCCAGTCCTCGGACCAGAACTCGTCGACGTTGGCCTCGACCGACTCCGGTGCGGGAAGCACGTAGCCGTCGTTGATGAGGCGCTGGAGCAGACCGGGCTGCGGGATGATCATCAGGTCGGGAGCGTCACCGGCAGCGGCGCGCACGTTGATCTGAGTTTCCGCCTCCTGGGTGCCCACGAAGTCGATGGTGATGCCGGTGCAGGACTCGAAGTCCGCCCAGCTCTGGACCAGCTGATCGGCCTCGACGTCGACGATGGTCGAGTAGACCTCGACCGATTCGCCCTCGAAGGTTCCGTAGTCCTCGTACGGCCCACAGTCGGCATCGGAGGCGGCCGGGCCGCCGTCGTCGGTTCCGGTACAGCCGGCGAGCACGAGGCCCATTACTCCGGCGGCGGCGATTGGCAGGAGCAAGCGGCGATGCAAGGTTGAGCTCATGTTTTTCCTCCTCGTTGAGGTCGGCCGCGTCTCGGAAGCACAGGACGCGGGATTGGTGTCTGGATGTGGAACGGATGTGACTTCTCGGCGTTGCGGCAAAGGGTAGGGAAACGGTTCCATAATCGACGCTATGGCACCCCACGCCGCGGCGCAACAACTGTTCCACAGCGAAATCTAACGATTGGGGCACGGCTGGAAAATGGCTGGGAGAGTTTCGATAGCCTGTTTCACCAGGATTGAGCACGAGAATCTGGAACCGATTCCACACCGGTCGAATCCCGGTTAGTATTCCAGCCAGACCTAACCCAATGGAGGGAGTGGAGGTGAGCGCGCTTGCAGATGTCGCCCGCATGGCGGGAGTGTCGAAGTCCACCGCCTCCAGGGCGCTGAGCGGCGCCGGCTATGTCGCCCTCCCCACGAGGGAGCGGGTGGAGCGCGCGGCCTCGGCGATCGGCTATGTCGCCTCCTCGAACGCGGCGAGCCTCGTGACCGGCCAGACCCGCAATGTGGGCGTTGTCATTCCCTTCATCAACCGGTGGTTCTTCGCGGAAGTGCTCGAAGGAATCGAGTCCACGCTCATCGGCGCCGGCTACGACCTCACCCTGTACCGCCTCAGCAGCGATCCGGACCAACGTCGTCGTGTGTTCGACTACTTCCTGGTTCGCAAGCGCGTGGACGCGGTGATCGCAATTGGGATCGAGCTCGACCCGTCGGAGATCGGGCTGCTGCGCTCGCTCGGCAAGCCCATCGTCGGCCTCGGCGGCCCCATCGACGGGATGTCCACGCTCAGCATCGACGACGTGGAGGCGGCCCGGTTGGCGACCGAGCACCTCATCAGCCTCGGCCACCGCCGCATCATGCACCTCGGTGGCGATCAATTCGAGCAGATGGACTTCCGGGTGCACGCCCAGCGTCTGACAGGATTCCGTCTCGCGATGGATGAGGCCGGGATCGAACGGGGGGACGACTTCCGCGCCGTTCCGTTCTCGGTTCCCGGCGGCTATAGGGCCGCCCGGCAGCTGCTCTCCGACCCGCGCCTGCGACCGACGGCGATCATGGCCGGATGCGACGAGATCGCGATCGGGGTCATCATCGCCGCGCGAGAGCTCGGTCTCGACGTGCCGAGGCAGCTCTCGGTGATCGGCATCGATGACCATGACCTCGCTGCCATGTTCGGTCTCACGACGTTGCGTCAGGAGCCGTGCCGGCAGGGAGCCCGCGCGGTCGAGCTGGTGATGCGCGAGCTCTCGATCTCGGGTGATCCAGCCGCCATCGAGCGAGTGACCGTGCCTCTCGCTTTCGTGGCCCGGCACAGCACCACTGCACCGCCTCACCCGGGCTAGGACGAGCATGGCAGGGATGGGCGGGTGCCTCCGGGATTTCGAAGCACCCGCCGCGTCCTGATGTGGTGCGAGAGAACCAGGTGGCTAGCCAGAGGGTAAGACTGTCTAGACACGAACGGGTAGGGCCGGACTTCTCCGACCCTCACCTACCGGCTGAATCTCTGTGGGGTGTCCTCATTATGGTGGACAAACGTCACGCCGTCCACCGACCCGCCACCACGCAAATAAGCCCCCGGCCAGAGGCCGAGGGCTTATTCGAGGTGCGCCGCCTGCGCGGCAGATGTTACTTGAGGGTGACGGTGGCGCCAGCTGCTTCGAGCTGAGCCTTCGCCTTCTCGGCGGTCTCCTTGTTTGCACCTTCGAGGACGACGCCGGGGGCACCATCGACGACGGCCTTCGCCTCGCCGAGGCCGAGGCTCGTGAGCGCGCGAACCTCCTTGATGACCTGAATCTTCTTGTCACCGACGGACTCGAGGACGACGTCGAAGGAGTCCTTCTCTTCGACCTCTTCGACGGGAGCGGCGCCACCGACGGCAGCAGCGGCGACGGGAGCCGCAGCGGTGACCTCGAAGACCTCTTCGAACTTCTTGACGAAGTCGCTCAGCTCGATGAGCGTGAGCTCCTTGAATGCTTCGATGAGTTCGTCATTTGAAAGCTTTGCCATGATTATTCTCCTTAGTGGTTCTGTGATCGTTGCGGCCGCTTGGCCAAACCCGCGAGGGGTTCTTAGCTCGAGGACTCCTGCTTTTCACGCAGCGCGTCGACCGTGCGAACGGCCTTCGACAGCGGTGCGTTGAACAGGTATGCCGCACCGAACAGCGACTGCTTGAAGGCGCCGGCCAGCTTGCCCAGCAACACCTCCCGGCTTTCGAGGTCGGCGAGCTTCATGACCTCTGCCTGGGTAAGAGCGTTACCGTCGAAGTAACCGTTCTTGACCACAAGCAGCGGGTTTGCCTTGGCAAAGTCACGCAGAGCCTTCGCGACGGCGACGGTATCGCCGTGCACGAATGCGATCGCGGACGGCCCGGCGAGCTCATCGTCGAATGACGAGATGCCCACATTGTTGGCCGCGATCTTGGTCAGCGTGTTCTTCACCACGGCGTATGTTGCGTGCTCACTGATCGACTTCCGCAGCGTTTTCAGCTGGGCGACGGTGAGTCCGCGATACTCGGTGAGCAGGACAGCATTCGAGCTACGGAACTTCTCCGCAAGCTCGGCGACTGAAGCTTCCTTGTTCGCCATGGCACTCCTTTGATTGATTGTTTGCGCCGCGACCGGGGCAGTGAATCAACAGGCTCGGCTCATGAAAAAAGCTCCGGCGCAAGCGCACGGAGCTGAAACCCTGGGGGAGACTTCTACACACACCTGCGCTGGCATTCGCTGAGCGAATCTTCGATCGGGTACCCGGTGATGGGCACGCCGACAACCTGCGGTCTTTGGCTTCTCTGAGGGTAGGGGATGCGGGCCCGATTGGCAAACCGGGCCCGCATCGGCGCTAGACGTGGTTGCGCCAGGAGTGCTCAGGCTCATAGCCCAGCACGCGGCGGGCCTTGTCGATCGAGAGCATCGTCTCGTTCTCGCCGAGCTGCTTCGTGACCGGCACGCCGGGAAACACTTCTGCCGCGAGTTCGGTGCTCGACCGGGTCATGACCGTGTCGGCGTTGGCGATGATGTACGCGGCGAACCCCGGGATGTTCTTCTCGAGTGCCTTCAACACGGCCTGCGCCCCGTCGCGAGCATCGATGTAGCCCCACAGGTTCCACTTGCGGGCAAGCGCGTCCGCGTCGTAGGACGCGAAGTCTGCGTAGTCCTCGACGTGCATGACGTTGGAGAAGCGCAGCGCGGTGATGCTCAGCTCGGGATCCCAGCGGACGAGCTTCTGGGCGAGCTCCTCCTCAAGGTGCTTGGTGACCGCGTAGGTGCTCTCGGGCCGGGACTCGTACTCCTCGTCGACCGGGATGTAGGGCGGCGGAGCGTCGAAGGGGATGCCGAGAAGCGTCTCGCTCGAGGCATAGACGATCGTCCTGATGCCGGCGCGACGAGCCGCCTGGAACACGTTGTAGGTGGCGATCATGTTGTTGTGGAAGGTCGCGGAATCGGGCAGGATGCCGCCGGCCGGTGCCGCCGCAAGATGCACGACCGCGTCGAGCCCGGTGTGCCGGCCGTCGATGCTGCAGAACGCGTCGACGGTCTGTCCATAATCGGTGAAGTCGACGCGCGTGAACGTCTCGCTGCGTGGGCCGGCGAGGTCCAGTTCGTGCACTGTGTGTCCCGCGGCACGGAGCTCTGCGACGACAACGCTCCCTAGTTTTCCGGCTGATCCGGTGACGGCGATCCTCATTCGGGCTCCTTTGGTGAACGATTGCAAGGTTCCATCCTCCCACCCCTCCGGATCCGGGGCGCCTAGGGCTGCAGGCGCTCGCGTGCCCAGCCGAGTGCGCCAGCACCCTGCTCGCTTGTCGCCGTGAACCGGATGCGGTCGTGCAGGCGGGAAGTGCGGCCCTGCCAGAACTCGATCTCCCGTGGCACCACGCGCACCCCGCCCCAGTGCTCCGGCCGGGGGACCTCTGCCCCCTCCGGGTAGCGCTCCTCGAGCTCCCTGACCCGGCGCTCGAGCTCGTCCCGCGAGGCGACCGGGCGGGACTGCTCGCTCGCGAGGGCGGCGATCCGAGCGCCGCGCGGGCGCCGGGCGAAGTAGGCGTCGCTCACCTCGGCTGAGGTCGGTGCGGCGGTGCCGAGCACGCAGACCTGACGGTTGAGTGAATACCACGGAAACAGCAGCGACACCGCGGGGTTCGCAGCAAGCGCGCGCCCCTTGCGCGACTCGTAATTGGTGACGAACTCGAACCCCTCGCCATCCAGCCCCTTGAGCAGTACTGTGCGGCTGCTCGGCCGCCCGTCGGCGTCGACGGTGCCGACCACCATCGCGTTGGGCTCGTAGACCCCGGCCTCCTCGGCCCGGGCAAGCCACGCAGCGAACTCGACGAGCGGATCGGGGTCGACGTCCGCTTCGGTCAGGCTCGTCGATCCGTAGTCGGTGTGCCGGGTGAGTGAATCCATCGCCGTGCCCGCTTCCTGGCGACCCGTGCCGCCGGTGTCATTCTGCCCTGTCCGCCCGAGTGCCAGCCGGGGCCGGCGCGAGGGGCAGCTCGACCGTGAAGACGGTGCGGCCGGGCACGGAGTCGACAGACACCGTTCCGCTGTGGCCCTCGACGACGGCTCGCACGATCGCGAGGCCGAGGCCCGTGCTTCCGGCTGCCCGCGACCGGGACTCGTCGCCCCTCGTGAAGCGCTCGAACAGTGATGCCTGGCGCTCCGCGGGAACCCCAGGCCCGTTGTCGGCAATGGTCAGGATGGCACTGTCGCGCACCCCGAGGCCGACGGTGATCGCGGTGCCCGCCGGGGTGTGCACGCGCGCATTGGCGAGCAGGTTCACCACGACCTGGCGCAGGCGCGAATCGTCGCCACTGACGATCACCGGCACGTCGGGCAGGTCAAGCGCGAAGCTGTGGTCGGGGGCCGCGGCGTGCGCGTCACTCACCACGTCGAGCAGGATACCCGACAGGTCTACCGGCCCGGTCTCGAGGTCGCGGCCCTCATCGAGGCGCGCGAGCAGCAGGAGGTCCTCGACGAGGGAGGTCATACGGATCGCCTCGGATTCGATGCGCTCCATCGACCTGACGACGTCGGGCGGCAGTTCGTGGCCGCCGCGCCGGGTGAGCTCGGCGTAGCCGCGGATCGAGGTGAGCGGGGTGCGTAGCTCGTGGCTCGCGTCGGCGACGAAGCGGCGCACCTTGCCCTCGCTCTCCTGCCGGGCGAGCAGGGCGGATGCCACGTGGTCGAGCATCCGGTTGATCGCGGCGCCAAGTCGCCCGACCTCCGTTCTCGTGTCGGTATCGGCATCCGGCACCCGCGGGGCGAGGGCGACCTCGCCTTTCGCGAGCGGCAGTCTCGATACCCTGGCGGCAGTGTCCGCGACGCGGCCGAGGGGTCGCAGCGCCAGCCTGACCACCGCGGAGCCGATCACGGCCGTTGCGGCGAGCGCGGCCGCCGTGACGAGCGCGATGATGAACAGCAGCTGCGCGGTCGTCGCCCGCGATTCCGCGAGCGGCAGCCCGACCACGAGGCGTTCGTCTGCGCGCGTGGTCTCGGCTAGCACCCGGTACTCTCCGAGCTCGCCAAGGTCGACACTCGCCGCCGCGCGCCCGCCATCGACCTCGAGCAGCACGTCCCGCTGGGCGGTGGTCAACGGCGCGGCCGTGCCGTCTTCGGCCACATACCCGGCGACCACCACGCTCCCC comes from the Marisediminicola antarctica genome and includes:
- a CDS encoding NAD-dependent epimerase/dehydratase family protein, translated to MRIAVTGSAGKLGSVVVAELRAAGHTVHELDLAGPRSETFTRVDFTDYGQTVDAFCSIDGRHTGLDAVVHLAAAPAGGILPDSATFHNNMIATYNVFQAARRAGIRTIVYASSETLLGIPFDAPPPYIPVDEEYESRPESTYAVTKHLEEELAQKLVRWDPELSITALRFSNVMHVEDYADFASYDADALARKWNLWGYIDARDGAQAVLKALEKNIPGFAAYIIANADTVMTRSSTELAAEVFPGVPVTKQLGENETMLSIDKARRVLGYEPEHSWRNHV
- the rplL gene encoding 50S ribosomal protein L7/L12, which translates into the protein MAKLSNDELIEAFKELTLIELSDFVKKFEEVFEVTAAAPVAAAAVGGAAPVEEVEEKDSFDVVLESVGDKKIQVIKEVRALTSLGLGEAKAVVDGAPGVVLEGANKETAEKAKAQLEAAGATVTLK
- a CDS encoding LacI family DNA-binding transcriptional regulator — its product is MSALADVARMAGVSKSTASRALSGAGYVALPTRERVERAASAIGYVASSNAASLVTGQTRNVGVVIPFINRWFFAEVLEGIESTLIGAGYDLTLYRLSSDPDQRRRVFDYFLVRKRVDAVIAIGIELDPSEIGLLRSLGKPIVGLGGPIDGMSTLSIDDVEAARLATEHLISLGHRRIMHLGGDQFEQMDFRVHAQRLTGFRLAMDEAGIERGDDFRAVPFSVPGGYRAARQLLSDPRLRPTAIMAGCDEIAIGVIIAARELGLDVPRQLSVIGIDDHDLAAMFGLTTLRQEPCRQGARAVELVMRELSISGDPAAIERVTVPLAFVARHSTTAPPHPG
- a CDS encoding carbohydrate ABC transporter permease; translation: MIVGLAAFAAVVGLILFLADRAPKRGRDVVQVFAFVLPALALLAVGLIYPAIRTTLLAFTNRGGDFVGIDNFVWMFTQPTIITTLINTLIWVALVPLLSTAVGLAYAVFIDKSAGEKVLKSLVFMPMAISFVGAGIIWRFVYEYRAEGFEQIGILNQLLVWFGGEPQQFLINSPFNTLFLIVVMVWIQTGFAMVLLSAAIKGVPLEIIEAAKLDGANAWQQFRNVTIPAIRGTLIVVVTTITIATLKVFDIVRTMTGGQFDTSVIANEMYTQAFNRGEFGQGSALAVVLFIMVMPIVIYNVRSMRKQREIR
- a CDS encoding sensor histidine kinase; amino-acid sequence: MTGRSRSLWSLQRRLVVGIMLLLALVSIVVGAVSTAALGQALTARVDEQLRSAADILLGPSGPGRGEYTPSPRDALRPGAVVLVESRGSVVVAGYVAEDGTAAPLTTAQRDVLLEVDGGRAAASVDLGELGEYRVLAETTRADERLVVGLPLAESRATTAQLLFIIALVTAAALAATAVIGSAVVRLALRPLGRVADTAARVSRLPLAKGEVALAPRVPDADTDTRTEVGRLGAAINRMLDHVASALLARQESEGKVRRFVADASHELRTPLTSIRGYAELTRRGGHELPPDVVRSMERIESEAIRMTSLVEDLLLLARLDEGRDLETGPVDLSGILLDVVSDAHAAAPDHSFALDLPDVPVIVSGDDSRLRQVVVNLLANARVHTPAGTAITVGLGVRDSAILTIADNGPGVPAERQASLFERFTRGDESRSRAAGSTGLGLAIVRAVVEGHSGTVSVDSVPGRTVFTVELPLAPAPAGTRADRAE
- a CDS encoding carbohydrate ABC transporter permease; its protein translation is MSVKEAEDKLDRPLGQKNTLRPRKVPKADRVKQRLTSRGATIAAIIIATLWTIPTFGLFVSSFRPAEQIRTTGWWTVFTNPSFSLENYADVLFESGASSANLSSYFINSLVISIPATLFPIALATMAAYGFAWIKFKGSGAIFVLIFALQIVPLQMALIPLLQIFSQVLGISGTFPAVWIAHTIFGLPLTIFLLHNFIAEIPGEVIEAARVDGANHTQIFFRIILPLSMPALASIGIFQFLWVWNDLLIALVFSGGTVDVAPLTQRLAELVGNFGRNAERLPAAAFISLIIPLIVFFSLQRYFVRGLLAGSTKG
- the rplJ gene encoding 50S ribosomal protein L10, which produces MANKEASVAELAEKFRSSNAVLLTEYRGLTVAQLKTLRKSISEHATYAVVKNTLTKIAANNVGISSFDDELAGPSAIAFVHGDTVAVAKALRDFAKANPLLVVKNGYFDGNALTQAEVMKLADLESREVLLGKLAGAFKQSLFGAAYLFNAPLSKAVRTVDALREKQESSS
- the pdxH gene encoding pyridoxamine 5'-phosphate oxidase, translating into MDSLTRHTDYGSTSLTEADVDPDPLVEFAAWLARAEEAGVYEPNAMVVGTVDADGRPSSRTVLLKGLDGEGFEFVTNYESRKGRALAANPAVSLLFPWYSLNRQVCVLGTAAPTSAEVSDAYFARRPRGARIAALASEQSRPVASRDELERRVRELEERYPEGAEVPRPEHWGGVRVVPREIEFWQGRTSRLHDRIRFTATSEQGAGALGWARERLQP
- a CDS encoding ABC transporter substrate-binding protein, with translation MSSTLHRRLLLPIAAAGVMGLVLAGCTGTDDGGPAASDADCGPYEDYGTFEGESVEVYSTIVDVEADQLVQSWADFESCTGITIDFVGTQEAETQINVRAAAGDAPDLMIIPQPGLLQRLINDGYVLPAPESVEANVDEFWSEDWKGYGTVDDTFYAAPLMASVKGWVWYSPSDFEAKGYEVPETWDEMMELTATMAEESTATYRPWCVGFGSGDATGWPGTDWIEDVVLRESGPEVYNQWVAGEVKFSDPEIKSAFDRVGDILLNEDYVNGGFGGVNSIVSTTFNDAALPILDGNCSLHHQASFYEAQWPEGTTVSPDGDIWAFITPKIDESAGDSVTGGGEFVAAFSDSEAVQAVQTYMSSDTWANNRVELGGVISANKGLDPELAGSELGKASIEILQGEDTTFAFDASDLMPAAVGTSSFWTGMVDWVSGTRSTDEVLTFIDSTYP